The DNA segment AACTGGGCATTGTTCAACACCGGATTGTCGAGCTCTAGCTCATCAAAGGGCGTGCCTTTGCGCCGAAGAAGATCGCGGGGCGTTATCTGCATCATCGAAAGCAGTGTTACCAGTTGCTCTCGACTGGGTGGCGTTTTGAGATATTCCACGACTTCAGGCGCTTCACCCGAGGCCCTCATTATTTCCAATGTGTTACGTGAGGTTTCGCATTCAGGATTATGATAAATATACGATTTCATAATTTATTAAAGCCCGTCCGATTGGGTGGAACAGGCCATTAACGAGGATGTGAGCGGCTCACAGACCTGTGGATGGCCCGCACAGCAGTCATTAACAAGAAATTTGATCGTCTCTTGCACACAATTCAAATTTGCTCGATAAATAATGGAGCGACTCTGGCGCTGGGATAGAACAAGCTCTGCACGGGCAAGCACCGACAAATGTGCGGACATGGTGTTGTGCGGAACACCCAGCTGTTTTGCGACTTCACCAGCGGGAAGCCCTTCTGGCTCATGACGAACCAAAAGCCGAAAGGCCTCCAGTCGAGTCTCTTGGGCGAGCGCGCCAAATATTGCTGTTGCTTCTAAAGTTTCCATATGTCCAAGAATATGGACATATGGAAGTCGTGTCAAGCGACACAATACGAAGGTAGGTAATCAGGGTATGCCCAATACTGGAAGCATTTTTATAGAAGAACTACTGTCTAACGAAGAGTGATTTTCCACTACCCTGATTAATTTCTGCAACGACGTTTGCTGCGACGTGCTCTAGACGTTTCTGTGAAAGAGTTTATTTCGCGGTGAATTAACCGAACGACTTCTCATGGCAGATTTAATTAAACTATGCAGATCAAACCTATAAGGACGCTTATGAGTGAGTCAAATAATTGCAAGTCCGTGTTGGCCGCCACTGTCAGGCATCCAGTAGTGACGCCGCCCTCCCCCCTGAGGGCTCGGTTTGTAGCCTTGTTTACAGTGCTAATATTGACGAATCTTCCCGCAATTGCCTTTGCCCAATCAGCGTGCCCTGGCATTCACCTGAAGATTCTGGACATCAGAAACAGCGCTGGAGTGGTAGCGTGCGCGCTTTTCGAAACGTCAGAGGGCTTTCCTACTGAGTTCTTGCAGTCAGCGACGAATATCATAATGACAAAGGTTCAGGATACGCAGGTGCGTTGCGATTTTGTAGGCATCCCGCCGGGAACGTATTCGCTTGCCGTCATTCATGATGAAAATATGGACGGCAAGCTTGGCACCAACGGTATAGGGATCCCCACGGAAGGCTACGGTTTTTCAAACGGCGCAAGCGCCGTGATGGGTGCGCCTTCGTTCGAGGCCGCCAGATTCCCGTACGATGGGCAAAACCTGGACCTGACGATCAGCTTGGGTTACTGAGCCGTATCCACTTGTTCTGTGGGATGTGAGGTCTGACCCCATTCCCGGACCCCATTCCCGCTTGATGTCTCATCCGACGCTCGCCTCCCTGAAAGAAACCAGCCTTCGCTTGTTCTCGTCCCAGAGCGCCAGGCGCACTAACTTGATGCTTTCGCGCAACGTTACCCGGTTGTATGTTTGAAGTTCCGGGTAGTCCTTCAACACCTCGGGCAGACGGTAGCAAGGAATTCGACTCGCTAAATGATGAACATGGTGCACGCCGATGTTGGCGCTGAACCAGCGCAGAATACTCGGCAGTACATAGTAGGAGCTGCCCTGCAACGCAGAGTCATGGGCGTTCCATTGTTCATCGCGTTCCCAGTAGGTGGCCTCGAACTGATGCTGGACGTAGAACAGCCAAACGCCCATGGTGGTCGCAAGCAGCGTGATTGGAATTTGGACAAGCAGGAAGGGTCCCATCCCGACAAGCCAGATGACGCCAGTTGCCAGAACCGCAATGGCCACGTTGGTGCCCAGAGTACTTATCCAGGGCATTGCGCCCGCACGCATGAATCCGAAAGGCAGCCGGTAGTCGAGCAGGAACGTATACATCGGGCCAAAACCGAATAGCACCAAAGGATGACGGTAGAGGCGATAACGCCATTTCTGCCACCGGGGCAAAGCCTGGAACTCGCGCACCGTGAAGGTATCGAGCCCGCCAATTTGTGGCCGATCCAGATTGCCGGAACTGGCATGGTGGAGGTTGTGAGAGTGGCGCCAGAAATCGTGAGGCGTGAGGGTAAGCACCCCGATGATACGGCCGGTCCAGTCATTGCTGCGTCGCGAATTGAAAAATGACCTATGGCTGCAGTCATGCTGGATCATGAACAGGCGTACCAGGAATCCTGCCGCAGGGACGGCCAGCACCAGAGCCACCGGCCAGTATCCGGCACTGACCGCTAACCACATCAGAGCCCAGATCAGAAAAAAAGGGAGTGCGGTGATCAGGATTTCCGCAATACTGCGTGCCAGGTGTGGCTTGCAGTATGCTCTGAGTGTCTGCCTCAGAGATCTGGGAGCTGTATTAAACTCGGGGGTCGATGCTGGCGGTATGCTCATGGTGCTTTTGCCTCGAATCCGGTGTCTTAAACATCAAGCCTACACCAAGGCCAGCCGAAGTGAGTCAGGTGTTTAGCTCAATCTTAACGTGATTGTACCTAGTCGTAGATGAGTTTAGAACCGAGGCGCGCTAGCCTGCGAGCCCGCTCTTACTTACTTAATGAGGCAACCTCGATATGGCAAATGAAAACCTGGAGAAGTTCCGTAAATTGCTATTGGCACAGCGCGATGACCTGCGTTCCACCAGTGAGGTACGGGATGAATCCAGCGCTACTGTTCACCTGGACCAGCAAAGCGTCGGCCGGCTCTCACGGATGGATGCTCTGCAAAGCCAAGCACTAGCCCAAGCTGGAAAGGTGCGGGCAGATCGCCAGTTACGGCTGATTGAAGCCGCCCTCCTTCGTATTGACAACGATGAATACGGAGACTGCCGGGAATGCGGCGAGCCCATTAACCCAAAGCGCCTGGAGGTCGACCCTACAAGCCTCTACTGTATTCATTGTGCAAGGTGAAATTATTTGGAAACCTCAAACTGATGCGCCAACCGGTCGTGACATGGATAGCCACGGCCTAATGTTTGACGGGGCTGTAAGAAAACCAACGAGCCCGTAACCCGGCAAGACACAGGACAACAAAAACGCGAGCAGGTCAGGCCCCATCAACCTAGTCGTCTTGACCGGGTCCGCAATCGCCAGCAACCCACAAACGCTGCCATCCACTGCGGCAAAAATAACGGTGGCACCGTCCTTTCTAAGCTGCTGCGCCTCTTCCTCAAAGGCGGAGGTATCGACGCCTTCTAATTTCATCAGCAACCGATTGCCCAGCAGGACTTTTTTCCCGTCGACCTTGCCAGTGACACCTTTACCGTTCGGAGAGTCAAAATCCCTGGCGTCCGGCAAGCCTGTTTGGTCCGCAGGCCAATCAGCAAAAGCGATAAAATACAGGTGATTCAGTTTCGGGTGACATCCTTCCCCTGGCCTCTATCACAACACGTCAAACTGAACTGCTACTGAAAACGGGCGGTCACTGCCGTTTTTTAAATGACTATTCGATATGAGTCATAAGTTGCGTTCTTGGGTCAGGACGCATCTGTCGGCCGAACACTACTTGAGCGCGCCTTCTACAGCATCCAGAAACCCTGTCATGTCCACCACCTGCTCTGAGTCCGGGTCGACGGTCTTGCCTTTGAGATCCGCGGTGACAATACCCCTGTCGACGGTGTCGGTAAGGGCTGCTTTGAGGTTCACCGCGTACATGACCAGAGGTTCGTTGCCTTCGCGCTCGCCCAGGTTTTCCAGGGCGTTAGCGAGCGCGAAAATCAGCGCGGAGGGGTTGAAGTGGGCGTCGCGGCCGTCACTCTCTAAATATTTCAGGTAAAGATCATGAGCTGTGCCGTGGGGCGCCTCAAAAAGCATGGTGCCGGCCTTGCTCTCGATGATAGAGCTGGCAGTGGCCAGGCTGCCGCCGAGAGCGGCAGAGATGTCC comes from the Marinobacter psychrophilus genome and includes:
- the arsC gene encoding arsenate reductase (glutaredoxin) (This arsenate reductase requires both glutathione and glutaredoxin to convert arsenate to arsenite, after which the efflux transporter formed by ArsA and ArsB can extrude the arsenite from the cell, providing resistance.); translation: MKSYIYHNPECETSRNTLEIMRASGEAPEVVEYLKTPPSREQLVTLLSMMQITPRDLLRRKGTPFDELELDNPVLNNAQLIDTMIAFPILINRPIVVTDKGARLCRPSERVLDILKSPIAHFTKEDGDVIRHAGEAQ
- a CDS encoding ArsR/SmtB family transcription factor, which codes for METLEATAIFGALAQETRLEAFRLLVRHEPEGLPAGEVAKQLGVPHNTMSAHLSVLARAELVLSQRQSRSIIYRANLNCVQETIKFLVNDCCAGHPQVCEPLTSSLMACSTQSDGL
- a CDS encoding DUF2141 domain-containing protein — encoded protein: MTNLPAIAFAQSACPGIHLKILDIRNSAGVVACALFETSEGFPTEFLQSATNIIMTKVQDTQVRCDFVGIPPGTYSLAVIHDENMDGKLGTNGIGIPTEGYGFSNGASAVMGAPSFEAARFPYDGQNLDLTISLGY
- a CDS encoding fatty acid desaturase gives rise to the protein MSIPPASTPEFNTAPRSLRQTLRAYCKPHLARSIAEILITALPFFLIWALMWLAVSAGYWPVALVLAVPAAGFLVRLFMIQHDCSHRSFFNSRRSNDWTGRIIGVLTLTPHDFWRHSHNLHHASSGNLDRPQIGGLDTFTVREFQALPRWQKWRYRLYRHPLVLFGFGPMYTFLLDYRLPFGFMRAGAMPWISTLGTNVAIAVLATGVIWLVGMGPFLLVQIPITLLATTMGVWLFYVQHQFEATYWERDEQWNAHDSALQGSSYYVLPSILRWFSANIGVHHVHHLASRIPCYRLPEVLKDYPELQTYNRVTLRESIKLVRLALWDENKRRLVSFREASVG
- a CDS encoding TraR/DksA family transcriptional regulator, which produces MANENLEKFRKLLLAQRDDLRSTSEVRDESSATVHLDQQSVGRLSRMDALQSQALAQAGKVRADRQLRLIEAALLRIDNDEYGDCRECGEPINPKRLEVDPTSLYCIHCAR